The Desulfosoma caldarium genome has a window encoding:
- the rpsB gene encoding 30S ribosomal protein S2, whose amino-acid sequence MSTISMKQLLEAGVHFGHQTRRWNPKMKPYIFGARNGIYIIDLQRTVKLFRTAYQFVVDVTSAGENVLFVGTKRQAQDIIREQAERCGMYYVNHRWLGGMLTNFKTIKLRVDRLNELDAMFEDGSVNRFPKKEVLKLARERDKLERNLGGIKTMTRLPGAVYVVDPQKERIAVQEANRLGIPVVAIVDTNCDPDVIDYPIPGNDDAIRSIKLITDRIADACVEGRARYEESRQAMGDKDMESLEEVPAGMLLQEEEGGPEVEIINPMENTPQDDRA is encoded by the coding sequence ATGTCCACCATTTCCATGAAGCAACTTCTAGAAGCCGGTGTCCATTTCGGGCACCAGACCCGCCGATGGAATCCCAAGATGAAACCCTACATCTTCGGGGCTCGCAACGGCATTTACATTATCGACCTGCAGCGTACGGTCAAGCTTTTCCGCACGGCCTACCAATTTGTGGTTGATGTGACCTCGGCCGGCGAGAATGTGCTTTTTGTGGGCACCAAACGGCAGGCTCAGGACATCATTCGAGAACAGGCGGAACGCTGCGGCATGTATTACGTCAACCATCGATGGCTTGGCGGTATGCTCACCAACTTCAAGACCATCAAGCTGCGAGTCGACCGCCTCAATGAACTGGACGCCATGTTTGAAGACGGCAGCGTGAACCGGTTTCCTAAAAAGGAAGTTCTCAAACTGGCTCGAGAACGGGACAAGCTGGAACGGAACCTCGGCGGTATCAAGACCATGACGCGATTGCCCGGGGCCGTTTACGTGGTGGATCCTCAAAAGGAACGGATCGCCGTTCAGGAAGCCAACCGTTTAGGCATTCCGGTGGTGGCCATCGTCGACACCAACTGTGATCCGGACGTCATCGACTATCCCATTCCGGGAAACGACGACGCCATTCGATCCATCAAGCTCATCACGGACCGCATTGCCGACGCCTGCGTGGAAGGCCGAGCGCGTTATGAAGAATCGCGCCAGGCCATGGGCGACAAGGACATGGAGTCCTTGGAAGAGGTGCCGGCGGGCATGCTGCTGCAGGAAGAAGAGGGGGGGCCCGAGGTAGAAATCATCAACCCTATGGAAAACACCCCGCAAGACGATCGCGCGTAG
- a CDS encoding 1-deoxy-D-xylulose-5-phosphate reductoisomerase encodes MARRRKRLSILGSTGSIGVNTMEVACGFPDRFEIVGLAAGRNVERLAHQIQRVKPRWVAVQDRDAASALERQLPAGHGKLEIFWGQEGYCRVASQDDVDMVVSAIVGAAGLLPTLAAVAAGKDVALANKETLVIAGEVVTRMLESTGGRLLPVDSEHSAIFQALQGNPRTAVKRLLLTASGGPFFGKTLEDLATVTPQAALRHPNWSMGPKITIDSATLMNKGLEVIEAHWLFQVPVDAVAVHIHPESIVHSMVEYVDGSVIAQLGVPDMKIPIAYALSYPERLPVQVPSLDLLALRSLTFYPPDVETFPCLNLAYRAARMGGTMPAVLNAANETAVDAFLSGRLAFTDIAALIARVMDAHDVMPADTVQRIQEADRWARETAKALVNGAEKVYEAFQNA; translated from the coding sequence ATGGCACGACGTCGAAAGAGACTGAGCATTCTCGGGAGCACGGGATCCATCGGCGTGAACACGATGGAAGTGGCCTGCGGTTTTCCCGATCGGTTTGAAATCGTCGGCCTCGCGGCCGGGCGCAACGTGGAACGGCTGGCCCATCAAATTCAAAGGGTTAAACCCCGTTGGGTGGCCGTGCAGGACCGGGACGCGGCCTCCGCCCTGGAAAGACAACTTCCCGCAGGGCATGGGAAATTGGAGATTTTCTGGGGCCAGGAAGGATACTGCCGTGTGGCGTCGCAGGACGACGTGGACATGGTGGTTTCGGCCATCGTGGGAGCCGCCGGCCTTTTGCCCACGCTGGCCGCCGTGGCGGCGGGAAAAGACGTGGCTTTGGCCAACAAGGAAACCTTGGTGATTGCCGGCGAAGTGGTGACCCGCATGCTGGAATCGACCGGCGGCCGCCTGCTTCCCGTAGACAGTGAACACAGCGCTATTTTTCAAGCTCTTCAGGGCAATCCTCGAACGGCCGTCAAACGGCTGCTGCTCACGGCTTCCGGCGGGCCCTTTTTCGGAAAAACGCTTGAGGACCTGGCGACAGTCACGCCTCAGGCGGCCCTGCGCCATCCCAACTGGTCCATGGGTCCCAAGATCACCATCGATTCGGCGACGCTCATGAACAAGGGTCTGGAAGTCATCGAAGCGCACTGGCTGTTTCAGGTGCCCGTGGATGCCGTGGCCGTGCACATTCATCCGGAAAGTATTGTCCATTCCATGGTCGAATACGTGGACGGGTCCGTCATAGCGCAGCTGGGGGTTCCGGACATGAAAATTCCCATTGCCTACGCGCTTTCTTATCCGGAACGGCTGCCCGTGCAGGTGCCCAGTCTCGATCTGTTGGCGCTGCGGTCGCTCACCTTTTATCCCCCGGACGTGGAAACCTTTCCGTGCCTGAATTTGGCTTATCGAGCGGCCCGCATGGGCGGCACCATGCCCGCGGTGCTCAACGCCGCCAACGAAACGGCCGTGGACGCGTTCCTATCCGGACGTTTGGCTTTTACGGACATTGCGGCTCTCATCGCTCGAGTCATGGACGCCCATGACGTCATGCCGGCGGATACGGTGCAGCGGATTCAGGAAGCCGACCGATGGGCTCGCGAAACGGCGAAGGCCCTGGTGAACGGAGCCGAGAAAGTTTACGAAGCGTTCCAGAACGCCTGA
- the der gene encoding ribosome biogenesis GTPase Der yields the protein MAVVAIVGRPNVGKSTLFNRLCRKRHALVDDLPGVTRDRLSASIEYGNRRFLLMDTGGFTDPDAGTFAEETRRQVLLALEEADAVIFLADARTGLHPGDQELVGLLRKSQKPVFYAVNKVDGREQEKHIAEFYALGVEKIYPLSAAHGLGVYDLMDDVTASLPPAWEDDAQDENPEIRVAVVGRPNTGKSTLVNALLGEERVIVSPVPGTTRDAVDTPVEVQGRRFLLIDTAGIRRKGRTRQKLEKISVIKALESIDRSHVVILMVDALEGVTDQDLHIGGYVQERGRGCLIAVNKWDAMPKEPRTVRRFLEDVRERFRFLPHAPIVTMSALQKKRVSRVFPMVWEIFDQFNKRVTTGMVNRVLVNVTAKHEPPLVSGRRLKFYYATQASTRPPTFVLFCNEPQKIHFSYERFLTNQFREAFGMDKTPVRLVFRERSRRNDESR from the coding sequence ATGGCCGTGGTGGCCATCGTGGGACGACCCAACGTGGGCAAATCCACACTGTTCAACCGTCTGTGTCGAAAACGGCACGCCCTGGTGGACGACCTTCCCGGAGTGACCCGAGATCGGTTGTCGGCTTCCATAGAATACGGCAACCGAAGGTTTCTTCTCATGGACACCGGCGGCTTCACGGACCCCGATGCGGGCACCTTTGCCGAAGAAACCCGGCGTCAAGTGCTTCTGGCCCTGGAAGAAGCCGACGCCGTTATCTTTCTTGCCGATGCGCGAACGGGCTTGCATCCCGGGGATCAAGAACTGGTGGGGCTTCTTCGAAAGTCCCAAAAGCCCGTCTTTTATGCCGTCAACAAAGTGGACGGGCGGGAACAAGAAAAGCACATCGCCGAATTCTACGCTCTGGGCGTGGAGAAAATCTATCCCCTAAGCGCCGCCCACGGGCTGGGCGTCTACGATCTCATGGACGATGTGACCGCATCTCTGCCCCCTGCTTGGGAAGATGATGCCCAGGACGAAAACCCGGAAATTCGCGTGGCCGTGGTCGGCCGCCCGAACACGGGAAAGTCCACGCTGGTCAACGCGCTCTTGGGAGAAGAGCGGGTTATTGTGAGTCCCGTGCCGGGAACGACCCGCGATGCCGTGGACACGCCCGTTGAAGTTCAGGGGCGGCGGTTTCTTCTCATCGATACGGCAGGGATTCGGCGGAAAGGGCGTACGCGCCAAAAACTGGAAAAAATTAGTGTGATCAAGGCACTGGAAAGTATCGATCGAAGCCATGTGGTCATCCTCATGGTGGACGCTTTGGAAGGCGTCACAGACCAGGATCTGCACATTGGCGGCTACGTGCAGGAACGGGGTCGAGGGTGCCTCATCGCCGTGAACAAATGGGATGCCATGCCCAAAGAACCCAGAACCGTGCGCCGGTTCCTTGAGGATGTGCGGGAACGGTTTCGGTTCCTTCCTCATGCGCCCATTGTGACCATGAGCGCCTTGCAGAAAAAGAGGGTGTCTCGAGTGTTTCCCATGGTTTGGGAAATCTTTGACCAGTTCAATAAAAGGGTGACCACGGGCATGGTGAATCGCGTCCTCGTGAACGTCACGGCCAAACATGAGCCGCCCCTGGTGTCGGGACGCCGTCTGAAATTCTACTATGCCACGCAGGCATCCACACGGCCTCCCACTTTTGTGCTTTTTTGTAATGAACCGCAAAAGATTCATTTTTCCTATGAGCGGTTTCTCACCAACCAGTTTCGGGAAGCCTTTGGCATGGACAAGACCCCCGTACGACTGGTGTTTCGAGAACGATCCCGCCGAAACGACGAAAGCCGATGA
- the rseP gene encoding RIP metalloprotease RseP, with the protein MATTIVSTVIVLGVLIFIHELGHFLAARKLGVTVLRFSLGFGPRLFGVQRGETDYCLSAVPLGGYVKMLGEDPEEAVDDGDRAQSFAHQSVRKRLAIVLAGPLANMVLGIVLFTVVFAVYGLPRLNTEIGTVTRDSPAERAGLLPNDKVLEINGRQLKAWDDLSETIQREGLEPLVLVVEREGQRLHFRVTPEVREVKNIFGETIQRPVIGITASGSFEVEKVSPFMAVVYSMKQTWSLTKLFFLTVVKLIQRVLPMETLGGPILIAQMAGQQAQEGLMNFLHFMGLISINLAVLNLLPIPVLDGGHVFFLLLEAVRRRPLSLRQLEMAQKVGMAVLIALMVFVFYNDIMRLIPTGLGVPAP; encoded by the coding sequence GTGGCCACCACGATCGTCTCCACGGTCATCGTCCTTGGAGTCCTGATTTTTATCCACGAATTGGGGCATTTTCTGGCGGCGCGAAAGCTCGGGGTCACCGTGCTGCGATTCTCTCTGGGGTTTGGTCCTCGCCTGTTCGGGGTACAGCGCGGCGAAACGGACTACTGCCTGTCCGCGGTGCCTTTGGGCGGCTACGTGAAAATGCTGGGCGAAGATCCCGAAGAGGCGGTGGACGATGGAGACCGAGCCCAAAGTTTTGCACACCAGTCCGTAAGGAAAAGGCTGGCCATCGTTCTTGCGGGCCCTTTGGCCAACATGGTTCTCGGCATCGTGCTTTTCACGGTGGTCTTTGCCGTCTACGGCCTTCCCCGCCTGAACACGGAAATCGGCACGGTGACCAGAGATTCTCCCGCCGAGCGCGCGGGTCTTCTGCCCAATGACAAGGTGCTGGAAATCAACGGCCGTCAACTCAAGGCCTGGGACGATCTGTCCGAGACCATTCAGCGGGAAGGGCTGGAGCCCCTGGTCCTTGTCGTGGAACGGGAAGGCCAACGGCTGCATTTTCGCGTGACCCCGGAAGTTCGCGAAGTGAAAAACATCTTTGGGGAAACCATTCAAAGACCGGTCATCGGCATCACGGCCTCCGGGTCCTTTGAAGTGGAAAAAGTCAGCCCGTTTATGGCCGTCGTTTACAGTATGAAGCAGACCTGGAGTCTCACCAAGCTGTTTTTCCTTACCGTGGTCAAGCTCATTCAGCGCGTCCTGCCCATGGAAACCCTCGGCGGGCCGATTCTCATCGCCCAGATGGCGGGCCAGCAAGCGCAAGAAGGCCTTATGAATTTTCTGCACTTCATGGGGCTCATCAGCATCAATTTGGCCGTATTGAATCTTTTGCCCATTCCCGTGCTGGACGGAGGCCACGTGTTTTTCCTTCTCCTGGAAGCGGTGCGGCGGCGGCCGCTCAGCCTGCGCCAGCTGGAAATGGCCCAAAAGGTGGGCATGGCCGTGCTCATCGCCCTCATGGTGTTTGTCTTCTATAACGACATCATGCGCCTGATTCCCACAGGCCTCGGCGTGCCCGCTCCCTAA
- the frr gene encoding ribosome recycling factor encodes MLNEVFEDAKDRMQKAVATLEKEFKRLRTGRASVSLVDGIRVEYYGTPTPLNQLATLTVPEPRTIMIQPWDQSCLGDVEKAIMKSELGLTPMNDGKVIRIHVPPLTEERRRDLVKLVKKMAEEAKVAVRNIRRDANEMIKDLKKDKEISEDEQFKGQEKVQKITDDFIKKIDELTAAKEKEILEI; translated from the coding sequence ATGCTTAACGAAGTTTTTGAAGACGCCAAAGACCGCATGCAGAAAGCCGTTGCGACCCTAGAAAAGGAATTCAAAAGGCTACGAACGGGTCGAGCGTCGGTGTCGTTGGTGGACGGCATTCGCGTTGAATACTACGGCACGCCCACCCCGCTTAACCAACTGGCCACACTGACCGTTCCGGAACCTCGAACCATCATGATTCAGCCATGGGATCAGAGCTGCCTTGGGGACGTGGAAAAGGCCATCATGAAATCCGAACTGGGGCTCACGCCCATGAACGATGGCAAGGTCATCCGCATCCACGTGCCGCCCTTGACGGAAGAACGCCGCCGGGATCTGGTCAAGCTTGTTAAAAAAATGGCGGAAGAAGCCAAGGTGGCCGTGCGCAACATTCGGCGCGATGCCAATGAAATGATCAAGGATTTAAAAAAGGATAAAGAGATCTCCGAGGATGAACAGTTCAAAGGGCAGGAAAAAGTTCAGAAAATTACGGACGATTTCATCAAAAAAATCGATGAGCTGACCGCCGCCAAGGAAAAAGAAATCCTCGAGATCTAA
- a CDS encoding phosphatidate cytidylyltransferase, translating into MADGQWSSHAKRWVTGLALAVPLVLLLAYGPLWLWTVVVTAAALVGLWEYETMIQRPALTRWELVFSLAVGAVFPLAAWIHGVAGLGVSAVAAVFATWAKQLAHPPLNRDALQRALISLSGWLYVAMPTSFVLLLGALPHGREWVFFVLFVIVFGDVGAYYTGKTMGRRKLYEAVSPKKTVEGALGGLMASAVMGTAFGITFLRDTGASVPALLMVSILTELVAQAGDLMESLLKRMAGCKDSSALLPGHGGLLDRLDSLLFAFPTVWMYAQGLN; encoded by the coding sequence ATGGCCGACGGGCAGTGGAGCTCTCACGCGAAGCGATGGGTCACGGGATTGGCCCTGGCCGTTCCTTTGGTGCTCTTGTTGGCGTACGGACCACTTTGGCTCTGGACGGTGGTCGTAACTGCCGCGGCTTTGGTGGGCCTTTGGGAATACGAGACCATGATCCAGCGGCCGGCGTTAACTCGGTGGGAACTGGTCTTCTCCCTTGCCGTCGGCGCCGTGTTTCCCTTGGCGGCCTGGATTCACGGTGTCGCGGGCCTTGGGGTTTCGGCGGTCGCCGCGGTGTTTGCTACCTGGGCAAAACAGTTGGCCCACCCCCCTTTGAACCGGGACGCCCTGCAGCGAGCCCTCATCAGCCTGAGCGGGTGGCTTTATGTGGCCATGCCCACGAGCTTCGTCCTGCTTCTGGGAGCCTTGCCCCATGGCCGAGAGTGGGTTTTTTTTGTGCTCTTTGTCATCGTCTTTGGCGATGTGGGCGCTTATTATACAGGCAAGACCATGGGGCGGCGAAAGCTCTACGAAGCGGTGAGCCCCAAGAAAACGGTGGAAGGGGCTCTGGGAGGCCTCATGGCCTCGGCCGTCATGGGTACGGCGTTTGGCATAACGTTTCTTCGAGACACGGGGGCTTCGGTTCCGGCCCTGCTCATGGTCTCGATTCTGACGGAACTGGTGGCACAGGCAGGAGACCTCATGGAATCGCTCCTCAAACGCATGGCGGGATGTAAGGATTCTAGCGCCCTCCTGCCGGGTCACGGCGGGTTGCTGGATCGCCTGGACAGCCTGCTTTTTGCGTTTCCCACCGTATGGATGTACGCGCAGGGGTTGAACTGA
- the pyrH gene encoding UMP kinase has translation MADTPRPIYRRVLLKLSGEALMGDGSYGIDPRLMEEFAEEIVQVHRLGVEMALVIGGGNIFRGVSAASQGMDRATADYVGMLATVMNALALQQALEKRGVATRVQSAIDMKEVAEPFIRRRAIRHLEKGRIVIFAAGTGLPFFTTDTAAALRAVEIGASVLLKATKVDGVYDADPVKVPDARKYDRVTFDEVLHKDLKVMDATAISMARDNKLPVIVFNLRKSGNILKVVAGEPVGTLVQGGSNA, from the coding sequence ATGGCCGACACGCCGCGTCCCATTTACCGTCGCGTGCTGCTGAAACTGAGCGGCGAAGCCCTCATGGGGGATGGCTCTTACGGCATCGACCCACGATTGATGGAAGAATTTGCCGAGGAGATCGTTCAAGTGCACCGTTTAGGAGTGGAAATGGCCCTGGTGATTGGAGGCGGCAACATTTTTCGAGGGGTTTCCGCCGCGTCCCAGGGCATGGACCGCGCGACGGCCGACTATGTGGGCATGCTTGCCACCGTGATGAACGCGTTGGCGCTGCAGCAGGCTTTGGAAAAGCGCGGGGTGGCGACGCGGGTGCAGTCCGCCATTGACATGAAGGAAGTGGCAGAGCCGTTCATTCGCCGCCGCGCCATTCGGCACTTGGAAAAAGGCCGCATCGTCATCTTTGCGGCAGGCACGGGCCTGCCTTTCTTTACCACGGACACGGCGGCGGCGTTGCGGGCGGTGGAAATCGGCGCGTCTGTGCTTCTCAAGGCTACCAAGGTAGACGGGGTCTACGATGCGGACCCCGTCAAGGTACCGGACGCGCGCAAGTACGATCGCGTAACTTTCGATGAAGTCCTGCACAAGGACCTCAAGGTCATGGACGCTACGGCCATTTCCATGGCTCGAGACAACAAACTGCCCGTGATCGTGTTTAACCTGAGAAAGAGCGGCAATATTCTCAAGGTTGTCGCAGGGGAGCCCGTGGGAACGCTGGTGCAGGGAGGCTCGAATGCTTAA
- the tsf gene encoding translation elongation factor Ts, with translation MEITSSMVRELREKTNAGMMDCKKALQETGGDMEKAVDLLRKKGLAVAMKRAGREVTEGAVHAYIHAGGKIGVLVEVNCETDFAARSEDFQTFIKDLAMHIAAMNPLGIQREDVPQDVVDRERAIFVEQAKESGKPANIVEKMVEGKMRKFYEENVLMEQAFVKDPDKTIADYLNELVAKTGERIVIRRFVRYQLGA, from the coding sequence GTGGAAATCACATCCAGTATGGTGCGGGAACTGAGGGAAAAAACCAATGCCGGCATGATGGACTGCAAAAAGGCGCTCCAGGAAACCGGCGGCGATATGGAAAAGGCCGTGGATCTGCTTCGAAAAAAGGGCCTTGCCGTGGCGATGAAACGGGCGGGCCGTGAAGTCACAGAAGGGGCGGTGCACGCTTACATTCATGCCGGCGGCAAAATCGGAGTGCTGGTGGAAGTGAACTGCGAGACGGACTTTGCGGCCCGCAGCGAAGATTTTCAGACTTTCATTAAGGACCTGGCCATGCACATTGCGGCCATGAACCCTCTGGGGATTCAGCGTGAAGACGTGCCGCAGGACGTGGTGGATCGGGAAAGGGCCATCTTTGTGGAGCAGGCCAAAGAATCGGGAAAGCCTGCCAACATCGTGGAAAAGATGGTGGAAGGCAAGATGCGCAAGTTCTACGAAGAAAACGTCCTCATGGAACAAGCCTTCGTGAAGGACCCGGACAAGACCATCGCCGACTACCTCAACGAACTCGTTGCCAAAACCGGCGAACGGATTGTCATTCGCCGTTTCGTCCGTTACCAGCTCGGAGCGTAA
- the tsaB gene encoding tRNA (adenosine(37)-N6)-threonylcarbamoyltransferase complex dimerization subunit type 1 TsaB — MKVLAVDTSTASGSVALLDGDVLVAEWTVLSERTHNRRLLQSVDRILADAAWNLEDVEAFAVTTGPGSFTGIRIGLSTLKAMAWAMGKPLIGVPSLEALAMPLAVASCPVCAVVDARKHEVYAALYRPDGQGALQEERAPGVLGPDKVAGWITEKTLCCGDGFLLYRHIFFQSAGHHVVDAGPGFHAVRAGFVGRCALRRLQDGTDTDPMHVMPLYVRPSEAEIHSGTAGS, encoded by the coding sequence ATGAAAGTGCTTGCAGTGGACACCTCCACGGCATCTGGGAGTGTGGCGTTGCTGGACGGTGACGTCCTTGTGGCGGAATGGACGGTGCTTTCGGAACGCACCCATAACCGACGTCTTTTGCAGAGCGTGGACCGCATCCTTGCGGATGCCGCTTGGAATCTGGAAGACGTGGAAGCCTTTGCCGTGACCACGGGGCCGGGAAGCTTTACCGGAATTCGCATCGGCTTGAGCACGCTGAAAGCCATGGCGTGGGCCATGGGAAAACCCCTGATCGGTGTGCCGTCCCTGGAAGCCCTCGCCATGCCTTTGGCCGTGGCCTCATGCCCCGTGTGCGCCGTGGTTGATGCACGAAAGCACGAAGTTTACGCAGCGCTGTATCGTCCCGATGGGCAAGGGGCCTTGCAGGAAGAACGGGCTCCGGGCGTACTCGGTCCCGACAAGGTGGCCGGGTGGATCACGGAAAAGACCCTGTGTTGCGGAGACGGCTTTCTTCTATATCGCCACATTTTCTTTCAAAGTGCGGGACACCATGTGGTGGATGCGGGACCCGGTTTTCATGCGGTTCGTGCAGGATTTGTGGGCCGATGCGCCCTGCGTCGTCTTCAAGACGGCACGGACACCGATCCCATGCACGTCATGCCGCTCTATGTGCGTCCATCGGAAGCGGAGATCCATTCGGGAACCGCCGGGTCATGA
- a CDS encoding YkgJ family cysteine cluster protein yields the protein MSKGLTPRHGRRLVRCLRHPLFPLYALERNLGMLLHENGSRGPLARRAARWVTVIWERIQWFQELIGAQNGASGPENSASALHGLNDSPDRSRIESYCDHCGLCCEICSGFPDFPDPENPPQAWQFAFGQGLGYGHRFCPFLMQNRREGRSFCAIHPHRPNPCRIFEEDECRTVKTELKDELARTRGRPLRFSARIGRFMGRAVKTGRGFRLLPHEE from the coding sequence ATGAGCAAAGGGTTGACACCACGCCACGGGCGCCGCCTTGTACGGTGCCTTCGCCATCCCCTTTTTCCGCTTTATGCCCTTGAGCGCAACCTGGGCATGCTTTTGCATGAAAACGGATCACGCGGCCCTTTAGCGCGCCGTGCGGCCAGGTGGGTCACGGTGATTTGGGAACGGATTCAATGGTTCCAGGAACTTATCGGCGCCCAGAACGGCGCTTCAGGGCCCGAGAACTCAGCTTCGGCGCTGCATGGCCTGAATGACAGCCCGGATCGATCCCGCATCGAAAGCTACTGCGATCATTGCGGGCTGTGCTGCGAAATCTGCAGTGGGTTTCCCGATTTTCCCGATCCAGAAAACCCTCCCCAAGCCTGGCAGTTCGCCTTCGGTCAGGGCTTGGGCTACGGCCATCGGTTCTGCCCGTTTCTTATGCAGAATCGGCGCGAAGGCCGCAGTTTTTGTGCCATTCATCCGCATCGGCCCAACCCATGTCGCATTTTTGAAGAAGACGAATGCCGGACCGTGAAAACCGAACTCAAAGACGAACTGGCGCGTACCCGGGGCCGTCCGCTCCGATTCAGTGCGCGAATCGGCCGCTTCATGGGGCGCGCCGTGAAAACCGGCCGAGGCTTTCGCCTGCTGCCGCACGAGGAGTGA
- a CDS encoding isoprenyl transferase, whose amino-acid sequence MEGLDPERLPRHVAIIMDGNGRWAKKRLLNRVAGHEAGAESVRAVIETARKIGLSYLTLYAFSKENWQRPEKEIQALWQLFRRFVRSERPRMIENEIRVRHMGDSDGIPQDVYAEFQALIRDTAHFDKLTVNLALNYGGRHEIAQAARRFAEEVRAGLRAPEEMTPEVLGSYLMTADMPDPDLVIRTSGECRVSNFLLWQIAYAELYITDTLWPDFREAEFVEALREYQRRERRFGKTSEQLSEERLAPPV is encoded by the coding sequence ATGGAAGGACTTGATCCGGAAAGATTGCCTCGCCACGTGGCCATCATCATGGACGGCAACGGCCGCTGGGCCAAAAAGAGGTTGCTCAACCGCGTGGCGGGCCATGAGGCGGGGGCGGAATCCGTCCGGGCCGTCATCGAAACCGCTCGTAAAATCGGTCTCTCCTACCTGACCCTTTACGCCTTTTCAAAGGAAAACTGGCAAAGGCCGGAAAAGGAAATCCAGGCTCTGTGGCAGTTGTTCCGTCGCTTTGTGCGTTCGGAGCGGCCCCGCATGATAGAAAACGAAATCCGCGTGCGTCATATGGGGGATTCCGACGGCATTCCCCAAGATGTCTACGCCGAATTTCAAGCCCTCATTCGTGACACGGCGCATTTTGACAAGCTGACCGTTAACCTCGCTTTGAACTACGGCGGCCGGCATGAGATCGCTCAGGCCGCACGCCGGTTTGCTGAAGAGGTGCGGGCTGGGCTGCGCGCTCCCGAAGAGATGACCCCCGAGGTGCTGGGCTCGTACCTCATGACGGCCGACATGCCTGATCCCGACCTGGTCATTCGCACCAGCGGTGAATGCCGGGTGAGCAATTTTCTGTTGTGGCAGATTGCCTATGCCGAATTATACATTACGGACACTTTGTGGCCGGATTTTCGAGAAGCGGAATTTGTTGAGGCGCTTCGAGAATACCAAAGACGGGAGCGGCGTTTCGGGAAAACCAGCGAGCAATTAAGCGAAGAAAGGCTTGCGCCGCCCGTGTAA